GGAGCTGGTCCGTTACTTAATGCAGGACTTCGAGGCAGATCCGATCAAGATCTGGGAGTCCGACATTTTCGGAAGATCGCTCCATTCCTTAGTTCGCGAAGGCATCCAAGGCAAAATCGCCATGATGCCGGACAATGCGCGCTACAAGCTGCAGGAGACCCTCGGAAGAATTATTAACGAAGGTTCCGGAGGACTCATTGCCATCATTCTGTAAAGCTAGATTAGGAGAACGGTTGAACCGGTTTGACGCCGGATCAGCCGTTCTTTTTGCGTTGCGAGGCGTTTTGCTGTTGCTGTAACAAATTATTCATTGCAATTATCCGTTGTGGTTAATATAATGGCAATTGTTGAACGTTTCGATCTTTTTCGACATTTTCGTTCGTGTTTGTCGAGATATTCCCATATTGTGATAGTAATACTTAAATTCCGATTGACATACTTGGTAAAAATGATATGATTACAAATAGATCATTTCATCTATCATTTTGGTTAGATAAAAAGGGAGAGAAGAACATGAAAAAATGGGGTAAACTTTCGTTAACGCTGCTTGTTGCAATCGTTCTTGTCATTGCATCGGCATGCGGTAACAGCAAGAACAACAACTCTGCTAATTCCGAAGCTAGCGGCAATACAGCGGCTAACGCATCGGAAGCGCCTGCAGCATCGGGCAACAGCGAGCTTGACGCACTGAAAGGTAAGAAAGTAGCACTCGTTATGCAGTTCAACACAGGCACTTTTTCTTCGCAATACGTTGAAGGCGTGAAAGAGCAAGTTGAGAAGTTCGGCGGCTCTGTTCAAGTTTTCGCTTCCGATAATGACCTGGCTAAAATGTCTTCCAACCTTGACGCAGCTGTTAACCAAGGCTTCGACGGTATTCTGATCGACCATGGACAAGCTGGCGCATTGGAACAAGGAATCAAAAAAGCAAAAGAAAAAGGCATCAAAGTTGTCGTATTCGACGCAGACGTAAAAGTAGACGGCGTACCTCTTCTTCAACAGGATGACCAATCGATGGCAAACCTTACGCTTGAGCAGCTTGCTAAAGACGCTGGCGGCAAAGGCAACATCGTTAAAGTGTGGGTAGCTGGCTTTGCTCCAATGGAACGCCGCCAAGTGGCTTACAAAGCATTCCAAGAGAAGTATCCTGACATCAAAGAAATCGCTGCATTCGGCAACGCTAACAACCCGGCAATGGACACGCAAGCGCAAATGGAAGCGATTCTGAAACAATATCCGAACAAAGGCGACATCACGGCTGTATGGGCAGCTTGGGACGAGTTCGCAAAAGGCGCTGCACGCGCAATCCAACAAGCAGGCCGTACTGAAATCAAAGTTTACGGTATCGACATGAGCGACGAAGATCTTCAAATGATTCAAGACAAGAACAGCCCTTGGATTGCTTCGGCTGCCGTAGATCCGAAAGATATCGGCCGCGTTCAAGTTCGCACCCTGTACAAAGAGTTTAAAGGCGAGGCTAACGACCCGATTACCGTGCTTAACGCTGTATACGTAAGCCGCGACGAGCTGCCAGCCGAGAAAGTAAGCACAACTCAGCTGTCCCAATATATCAATGGCTGGGGTAGCAGCACGCAAAACTATGAAGACTGGATGAAAGAACTGGAAGGTTCGAAGTAATCTAGAGGTCGCAATTCTTTTTAGCTGGAGAGGTGCACAACATGAGTGTTGCAAAGCAATTGCAAATGAAGGGGATCCGGAAAGCTTTTTCCGGCGTCCCCGCCCTCCGCGACGTCGAATTTAACCTGCTAAGCGGCGAGGTTCATGCGCTGCTGGGTGCCAACGGCGCCGGCAAGAGTACCTTGATGAAAATTTTATCCGGTGCTTACAGCCAAGACGAAGGCACGATTACAATCGACGGGCGGCAAGTTCATATTGGTTCACCTGGGGATGCCAAACAATTGGGCATCCATTGTGTTTATCAGGAAGTTGACACGGCTCTTGTGCCGCAGCTGAGCGTGGCGGAGAATGTTATGCTTGACAGTATTTCCAGCAAAGGCAGCAGCCTGTGGCTGAACTGGCGCAAGCTGGAGAAGCAGGCGGAAGCAACACTGGCGCGGCTTGGCGCGTCGATACCTGTCAAGAAGAAGGCAGGGGAGCTGACGCTCGCCGAGAAGCAGCTTGTGCTTATTGCCAGACTGCTGACGGAGAAAGCAAAATACGTTATTTTTGACGAACCGACCGCACCGCTGAGCCTTGAAGAAGCGGAGCGGTTATTCCGTGTTATCGGGCAGCTCAAAGAAGAAGGGATCGGAATCGTATTTATTTCCCACCGTCTTCCGGAAGTGTTCCAGCTCTGCGACCGCATTACGGTTATGCGTGACGGTGAGCGGGTGTTGACCGAGTCTACTTCTTCGTTGACGATTGATGACGTTGTGCAAGCTATGCTGGGCCGAGTATTCGAGGAAGAATTCCCGAAAACGGAGGTTCCGATTGGTGCCCCGCTGCTTGAGGTGTCCGGCGTAACTCGTGGCCATCATGTCCGCAATGTAAGCTTTAATGCCCGCAGCGGTGAAGTTGTTGCCATCGTTGGTCTTGTCGGAGCTGGCAAAACCGAGCTGTCTAGAGTTTTGTTTGGCGCCGACAAGGCAGAAAAGGGTAATGTGACCATCGCGAAAAAAGCGGTTAACAACAGCGAACCGGCGGATGCCATTGCCGGCGGCATTGTGCTTGTGCCCGAGGAGCGGCGGAAGCAGGGTATCCTTGTAGGAGAATCGGTTCAGAACAACTTAAGCCTGCCGATTCTGAAGCTGCTGACGAGAAGCGGTTTCCTGTCAGGGAAGAAAGAGTCGAACAACGCAGCCGCGATTATCGGGAAGCTGGGGATCAAGACCTCTTCTCCCAATCAGAAAACCGGTCAGCTTAGCGGTGGTAACCAACAGAAGGTATCCATCGGTAAATGGCTTCCAACCGGTGCGGAAGTTTATTTGTTCGATG
This region of Paenibacillus sp. JDR-2 genomic DNA includes:
- a CDS encoding sugar ABC transporter substrate-binding protein; its protein translation is MKKWGKLSLTLLVAIVLVIASACGNSKNNNSANSEASGNTAANASEAPAASGNSELDALKGKKVALVMQFNTGTFSSQYVEGVKEQVEKFGGSVQVFASDNDLAKMSSNLDAAVNQGFDGILIDHGQAGALEQGIKKAKEKGIKVVVFDADVKVDGVPLLQQDDQSMANLTLEQLAKDAGGKGNIVKVWVAGFAPMERRQVAYKAFQEKYPDIKEIAAFGNANNPAMDTQAQMEAILKQYPNKGDITAVWAAWDEFAKGAARAIQQAGRTEIKVYGIDMSDEDLQMIQDKNSPWIASAAVDPKDIGRVQVRTLYKEFKGEANDPITVLNAVYVSRDELPAEKVSTTQLSQYINGWGSSTQNYEDWMKELEGSK
- a CDS encoding sugar ABC transporter ATP-binding protein; the protein is MSVAKQLQMKGIRKAFSGVPALRDVEFNLLSGEVHALLGANGAGKSTLMKILSGAYSQDEGTITIDGRQVHIGSPGDAKQLGIHCVYQEVDTALVPQLSVAENVMLDSISSKGSSLWLNWRKLEKQAEATLARLGASIPVKKKAGELTLAEKQLVLIARLLTEKAKYVIFDEPTAPLSLEEAERLFRVIGQLKEEGIGIVFISHRLPEVFQLCDRITVMRDGERVLTESTSSLTIDDVVQAMLGRVFEEEFPKTEVPIGAPLLEVSGVTRGHHVRNVSFNARSGEVVAIVGLVGAGKTELSRVLFGADKAEKGNVTIAKKAVNNSEPADAIAGGIVLVPEERRKQGILVGESVQNNLSLPILKLLTRSGFLSGKKESNNAAAIIGKLGIKTSSPNQKTGQLSGGNQQKVSIGKWLPTGAEVYLFDEPTKGVDIGAKSDIFRIIGSLAEQGKAIVYLTCEFAEAMGIADRILVMCDGALVKEFGRGEATQELLMLYASGGKEEQA